The following coding sequences are from one Limnobacter sp. SAORIC-580 window:
- a CDS encoding efflux RND transporter periplasmic adaptor subunit, with product MLKKQFVLSVLAFSLSAPLSVYAGPGHDHGDEAPVASTGDGPKRLATGEVFLPKPAQRQLDLRTQVVQVKPQAKVIEMNGQVALDPQSGGVVQTSLGGFFVPSSAGVPQLGEPVKKGQVLGFIQTPQAPLEKSAQLAQLSQLKSELALAKQRLERLTLLADTVPKKEIQATQAQVQSLGEQVSALSGGIGSREELRSLSNGVVASTAAIAGKVFSEGDVLFEIVNPKVVRIEATWFEPNAVPQFSSAQIPAGEKTLKLNYVGAASSVKNQSLSLVFEARNVDGPRFPTGQLLTVYGELAEKLDGIAIPSAAVVKNAANQTIVWIKKEPELFEPKVVLTEPLNGVEVLVRSGLTGDERVVVQGSTLINQVR from the coding sequence ATGTTGAAAAAACAGTTTGTTCTCTCTGTATTGGCATTCAGCTTGTCAGCACCGCTTTCTGTGTACGCGGGCCCTGGGCACGATCACGGCGACGAAGCACCTGTTGCAAGCACTGGGGACGGTCCTAAGCGACTCGCTACAGGCGAGGTGTTCCTGCCAAAACCTGCACAGCGGCAGTTGGACTTGCGAACACAAGTCGTTCAAGTAAAACCTCAGGCCAAAGTAATTGAAATGAACGGTCAAGTGGCACTAGATCCCCAATCGGGCGGTGTAGTACAAACCAGCCTAGGGGGCTTTTTTGTGCCTTCGAGTGCTGGTGTTCCGCAACTGGGAGAGCCAGTAAAAAAAGGGCAAGTTTTGGGATTCATCCAGACGCCCCAAGCCCCCTTGGAAAAGTCAGCTCAATTGGCTCAATTGTCGCAATTGAAATCTGAACTGGCGTTGGCCAAACAACGCTTGGAAAGGTTAACCCTACTGGCCGACACCGTACCCAAGAAAGAAATTCAAGCCACCCAAGCGCAGGTACAAAGCCTTGGTGAGCAAGTGTCTGCGTTATCTGGCGGTATTGGCTCGCGCGAAGAGCTTCGTTCTTTGTCAAACGGCGTTGTGGCTTCGACGGCAGCAATTGCTGGCAAGGTGTTTTCTGAAGGTGACGTGCTGTTTGAAATTGTGAATCCCAAAGTGGTTCGTATTGAAGCCACTTGGTTTGAGCCCAACGCGGTTCCCCAGTTTTCCTCCGCTCAAATTCCTGCAGGTGAAAAAACCTTAAAGCTGAACTACGTGGGTGCAGCCAGTAGCGTAAAAAATCAGTCGCTGTCTTTGGTGTTTGAAGCCCGCAACGTTGACGGTCCGCGGTTTCCAACAGGCCAGCTCTTGACCGTTTACGGTGAATTGGCCGAGAAGCTTGACGGTATCGCCATACCCAGTGCTGCGGTGGTTAAAAATGCGGCCAATCAAACCATAGTCTGGATCAAAAAAGAGCCTGAATTATTCGAGCCCAAAGTGGTATTGACTGAGCCGCTGAACGGCGTCGAAGTGTTGGTACGAAGTGGCCTGACCGGTGATGAACGCGTGGTTGTTCAGGGTTCAACCTTGATCAACCAGGTTCGATAA